The Candidatus Accumulibacter similis genome has a segment encoding these proteins:
- the rplJ gene encoding 50S ribosomal protein L10: MGLNLDDKKVVVAEVAAKVAKAQTIVLAEYSGLPVAHLTRLRAQARASGVYLRVVKNTLVRRAVEGTVFAGLAEQMTGPLIYSMSEDPVAAAKVLNDFAKTNDKLILKAGSFAGEALDKAGVQALASIPGRNELLAQLLGVMQAPVTGFACALSALAKQREEAVA; the protein is encoded by the coding sequence GTGGGTCTCAATCTTGATGATAAGAAGGTCGTCGTAGCCGAGGTGGCGGCAAAGGTTGCCAAGGCGCAGACCATTGTGCTGGCCGAGTACAGCGGCTTGCCGGTGGCCCATCTGACTCGTCTGCGCGCCCAGGCACGTGCCTCGGGCGTCTACCTGCGTGTGGTGAAGAACACGCTGGTACGGCGGGCCGTCGAAGGCACTGTCTTCGCCGGGCTGGCCGAGCAGATGACCGGGCCACTGATCTACAGCATGTCGGAAGATCCGGTTGCTGCGGCAAAGGTGCTCAACGATTTTGCCAAGACCAATGACAAGCTGATTCTGAAGGCTGGCAGTTTTGCTGGTGAGGCACTCGACAAGGCCGGCGTCCAGGCGCTGGCGTCGATCCCTGGCCGCAACGAGTTGCTCGCCCAGTTGCTGGGAGTCATGCAGGCGCCGGTCACCGGTTTCGCCTGTGCGCTTTCCGCCTTGGCCAAGCAGCGCGAGGAAGCCGTTGCCTGA
- the rplL gene encoding 50S ribosomal protein L7/L12, with the protein MAISKQDILDAVGAMTVMELNDLVKAFEEKFGVSAASMAVAAPGAAAPVVEEQTEFTVVLAGIGEKKVEVIKVVRAATGLGLKEAKDLVDSAPKAVKEAISKADAEALRKLLEDAGAKVEVK; encoded by the coding sequence ATGGCTATTAGCAAGCAGGACATTCTCGATGCCGTTGGCGCGATGACTGTCATGGAACTGAACGACCTCGTCAAGGCGTTCGAGGAGAAGTTTGGCGTTTCGGCAGCGTCGATGGCCGTTGCGGCTCCGGGCGCCGCCGCACCGGTGGTCGAGGAGCAGACCGAGTTCACGGTCGTTCTCGCCGGCATCGGCGAGAAGAAGGTCGAGGTCATCAAGGTCGTTCGCGCGGCGACCGGTCTTGGCCTCAAGGAAGCCAAGGATCTGGTCGACAGCGCTCCGAAGGCGGTCAAGGAAGCGATCTCCAAGGCAGACGCCGAAGCGCTCAGGAAACTGCTCGAGGACGCCGGAGCGAAGGTCGAGGTCAAGTAA
- the rpoB gene encoding DNA-directed RNA polymerase subunit beta, protein MTYSYTEKKRIRKSFAKRTSVLEVPFLLATQLESFTAFLQASVPLGQRRNQGLQAAFCSIFPIVSHSGNARLEFVSYTLSEPTFDVTECQQRGLTFASALRAKVRLVILDREVPDTIKEVKEQEVYMGEIPLMTSTGSFVINGTERVIVSQLHRSPGVFFEHDRGKTHSSGKLLFSARVIPYRGSWLDFEFDPKDLLFFRVDRRRKMHVTTLLKAIGLTSQRILLEFFEFDTFYIGKRVTEFALVPERLRGEVARFDFNDPSGKLIIAKDKRITAKHIRELDAAGMKQVAVPDDFLIGRVIGVDVIDQTTGEILANANDEITETLLAKLVEAGVESLQTLYVNDLDHGAFISQTLRTDETASRQAARIAIYRMMRPGEPPTEEAVEILFNGLFYSDDRYDLSAVGRMKFNRRVGRKDVIEYKVMVRQAPAKRDAIAKLINETVGDAVTSVEQALAELSHGPRAVAENLTHEAALSLLESLKGLGVVGEVREQLTLSPRDIVEVIRLLVELRNGRGEIDDIDHLGNRRVRSVGELAENQFRAGLVRVERAVKERLSQAESDNLMPHDLINAKPISAAVREFFGSSQLSQFMDQTNPLSEITHKRRVSALGPGGLTRERAGFEVRDVHPTHYGRVCPIETPEGPNIGLINSLALFARTNEYGFLETPYRKVVDGRVSDQIEYLSAIEEGAYIIAQANSEIGDEGALRDQLVTCREKGETILAEPARVQYMDVAPSQIVSVAASLIPFLEHDDANRALMGANMQRQAVPCLRPEKPLVGTGIERTVAVDSGTAVQALRGGLVDYVDASRVVVRVNDDETGPGEVGVDIYNLVKYTRSNQNTNINQRPLVRVGDVIARGDVVADGASTDKGELALGQNMLVAFMPWNGYNFEDSILISERVVAEDRFTSIHIEELTVVARDTKLGPEEITRDIASLGESQLSRLDESGIVYIGAEVEAGDVLVGKVTPKGETQLTPEEKLLRAIFGEKASDVKDTSLRVQSGISGTVIDVQVFTREGIERDKRAQSIIDDHLRSYKLDLADQLRIVERDAFARAERMIVGKPANGGPKRLAKGTLVSAEYLEGIDPHHWFDIRMADEDVAQQLESLREGLEQTRKGFDIAFEEKRKKLTQGDELPPGVQKMVKVYVAVKRRLQAGDKMAGRHGNKGVVSRIVPVEDMPYMADGRPVDIVLNPLGVPSRMNVGQILEVHLGLAAKGLGTRIGDMLRRQASAEEVRGLLEQIYNGTGKPERLDELNDVEIFEMAGNLEAGVPFATPVFDGAKESEIKSVLALAGMPQSAQMTLYDGRTGEQFERQVTVGYMHVLKLHHLVDDKMHARSTGPYSLVTQQPLGGKAQFGGQRFGEMEVWALEAYGASYVLQEMLTVKSDDVNGRTKVYENIVKGDHKIDAGMPESFNVLVKEIRSLAIDIDLERF, encoded by the coding sequence ATGACCTACTCCTATACCGAGAAGAAGCGTATCCGCAAGAGTTTCGCCAAGCGCACCAGTGTGCTCGAGGTGCCCTTTCTGCTGGCGACGCAACTGGAATCCTTCACCGCGTTCCTGCAGGCCAGCGTGCCTCTCGGGCAGCGCCGGAACCAGGGGTTGCAGGCCGCCTTCTGCTCGATCTTCCCGATCGTCAGCCACAGCGGCAACGCACGGCTGGAGTTCGTCAGTTACACGCTTTCCGAGCCCACCTTCGACGTCACCGAGTGTCAGCAGCGCGGCCTGACCTTCGCCTCGGCGCTGCGGGCCAAGGTGCGCCTCGTGATCCTCGACCGCGAGGTACCGGACACGATCAAGGAGGTGAAGGAGCAGGAGGTCTACATGGGCGAAATCCCGTTGATGACCTCCACTGGCTCGTTCGTCATCAACGGTACCGAGCGGGTGATCGTCTCGCAACTGCATCGCTCGCCTGGCGTGTTCTTCGAACACGATCGGGGCAAGACGCACAGCTCGGGCAAGTTGCTGTTCTCGGCACGGGTCATTCCCTATCGCGGCTCGTGGCTGGATTTCGAGTTCGATCCAAAGGATCTCCTGTTCTTCCGGGTGGACCGTCGCCGCAAGATGCACGTGACGACCCTGCTCAAGGCCATCGGTCTGACCTCGCAGCGGATTCTCCTCGAGTTTTTCGAGTTCGACACCTTCTACATCGGCAAGCGTGTGACCGAGTTCGCGCTCGTTCCAGAGCGTCTGCGCGGCGAGGTTGCCCGTTTCGACTTCAACGACCCCTCTGGCAAGCTGATCATCGCCAAGGACAAGCGGATCACGGCCAAGCACATCCGCGAACTCGACGCCGCCGGCATGAAGCAGGTCGCTGTTCCCGACGATTTCCTGATCGGGCGCGTGATCGGTGTAGACGTGATCGATCAGACGACCGGCGAGATTCTCGCCAACGCCAATGACGAGATCACCGAGACGCTGCTGGCGAAGCTGGTCGAGGCGGGCGTCGAGTCGCTGCAGACGCTGTATGTCAACGACCTCGACCATGGCGCCTTCATCTCGCAGACCCTGCGCACCGACGAGACGGCCTCACGCCAGGCGGCGCGGATCGCCATCTACCGCATGATGCGCCCGGGCGAGCCGCCGACCGAGGAAGCCGTCGAGATCCTCTTCAACGGACTGTTCTACTCCGACGACCGCTACGATCTGTCGGCTGTCGGGCGGATGAAGTTCAACCGCCGTGTGGGGCGCAAGGACGTCATCGAGTACAAGGTGATGGTCAGGCAGGCGCCGGCAAAACGCGATGCCATTGCCAAGCTGATCAATGAAACTGTCGGCGATGCGGTGACATCGGTGGAGCAGGCGCTTGCCGAGTTGAGCCACGGGCCGCGGGCGGTGGCCGAAAACCTGACGCACGAGGCCGCGTTGAGCCTGCTCGAGTCGCTGAAGGGACTCGGTGTCGTGGGCGAGGTCCGCGAACAGCTGACCCTGTCGCCGCGCGACATCGTCGAAGTGATTCGGTTGCTGGTCGAGCTGCGAAACGGCCGCGGCGAAATCGACGACATCGACCATCTCGGCAACCGGCGGGTACGCTCGGTCGGCGAACTGGCGGAAAACCAGTTCCGCGCCGGACTGGTACGCGTCGAACGCGCGGTCAAGGAACGCCTGTCGCAGGCCGAGTCCGACAACCTGATGCCGCATGACCTGATCAACGCCAAGCCGATCAGCGCTGCGGTACGCGAGTTTTTCGGCTCAAGCCAGCTGTCGCAGTTCATGGACCAGACAAACCCGCTGTCCGAGATTACCCACAAGCGCCGCGTGTCGGCGCTTGGCCCCGGTGGCCTGACGCGCGAGCGGGCCGGCTTCGAGGTGCGTGACGTGCATCCGACGCACTACGGTCGCGTTTGTCCGATCGAAACGCCGGAGGGTCCGAACATCGGCCTGATCAACTCGCTGGCGCTCTTCGCGCGCACCAACGAGTATGGCTTTCTCGAGACCCCCTATCGCAAGGTCGTCGACGGCCGGGTGAGCGACCAGATCGAATATCTGTCGGCGATCGAGGAGGGTGCCTACATCATTGCCCAGGCCAACTCGGAAATCGGTGATGAAGGGGCGCTGCGCGATCAACTGGTCACCTGTCGCGAGAAGGGGGAGACCATACTCGCCGAACCGGCACGCGTGCAGTACATGGATGTGGCGCCGAGTCAGATCGTCTCGGTGGCGGCGTCGCTGATCCCTTTCCTCGAGCACGACGATGCCAACCGTGCGCTGATGGGGGCAAACATGCAGCGTCAGGCCGTGCCCTGCCTGCGTCCGGAGAAGCCGCTGGTCGGCACGGGCATCGAGCGGACGGTAGCCGTCGACTCGGGCACCGCAGTACAGGCCTTGCGGGGCGGGCTGGTCGACTACGTCGACGCGTCGCGTGTCGTCGTTCGCGTCAACGACGACGAGACCGGGCCGGGGGAAGTCGGCGTCGATATCTACAACCTGGTGAAGTACACACGCTCCAACCAGAACACCAACATCAACCAGCGGCCGCTGGTTCGCGTTGGCGATGTGATCGCCAGGGGCGACGTGGTTGCCGACGGTGCGTCGACCGACAAGGGCGAACTGGCGCTGGGCCAGAACATGCTGGTCGCCTTCATGCCGTGGAATGGCTACAACTTCGAGGATTCGATCCTGATTTCCGAGCGCGTGGTCGCCGAGGACCGCTTCACGTCGATCCACATCGAGGAACTGACGGTGGTCGCGCGTGACACCAAGCTGGGGCCGGAGGAGATCACGCGCGACATCGCCTCGCTGGGTGAATCGCAGCTTTCTCGCCTCGACGAGTCGGGCATCGTCTACATCGGCGCCGAGGTCGAGGCCGGCGACGTGCTGGTGGGCAAGGTGACGCCGAAGGGAGAAACGCAGCTGACGCCGGAAGAGAAGCTGCTGCGGGCGATCTTCGGCGAGAAGGCATCCGACGTGAAGGACACGTCGTTGCGTGTGCAGTCAGGGATTTCGGGTACGGTCATCGACGTGCAGGTGTTCACCCGCGAAGGCATCGAACGTGACAAGCGGGCGCAGTCGATCATCGACGACCATCTGCGCAGCTACAAGCTCGACCTCGCCGATCAGTTGCGCATCGTCGAAAGGGATGCCTTTGCCCGCGCCGAGAGAATGATCGTCGGCAAGCCGGCGAACGGTGGCCCAAAGCGGTTGGCCAAGGGGACCCTGGTCAGCGCTGAATACCTCGAGGGCATTGATCCGCATCACTGGTTCGACATCCGCATGGCGGACGAGGACGTTGCGCAGCAACTGGAGTCGCTGCGTGAAGGCCTGGAACAAACCCGCAAGGGCTTCGACATCGCCTTCGAAGAGAAACGCAAGAAGCTGACCCAGGGTGACGAACTGCCGCCCGGGGTGCAGAAGATGGTCAAGGTCTATGTCGCGGTCAAGCGCCGCCTGCAGGCGGGTGACAAGATGGCGGGCCGGCACGGCAACAAGGGCGTGGTTTCGCGTATCGTACCGGTCGAAGACATGCCCTACATGGCCGACGGGCGCCCGGTCGACATCGTCCTCAACCCCCTCGGCGTTCCCTCGCGGATGAACGTCGGGCAGATTCTCGAGGTTCATCTCGGACTGGCGGCGAAGGGGCTGGGGACGCGAATTGGCGACATGCTGCGCCGCCAGGCGAGTGCCGAAGAGGTCCGTGGCCTGCTCGAGCAGATCTACAACGGGACTGGCAAGCCCGAGCGGCTCGACGAGCTCAACGACGTCGAGATTTTCGAGATGGCGGGCAACCTAGAGGCCGGTGTGCCATTCGCGACGCCGGTCTTCGATGGTGCCAAGGAATCGGAGATCAAGTCGGTTCTGGCGCTGGCCGGCATGCCGCAGTCTGCCCAGATGACGCTCTACGATGGCCGTACCGGCGAGCAGTTCGAGCGGCAGGTCACGGTTGGCTACATGCACGTGCTGAAACTGCACCATCTGGTCGATGACAAGATGCATGCCCGCTCGACCGGACCGTACTCGCTGGTCACGCAGCAGCCGCTGGGCGGCAAGGCCCAGTTCGGTGGTCAGCGCTTCGGCGAGATGGAGGTGTGGGCCCTCGAAGCCTACGGTGCTTCCTACGTGCTGCAGGAGATGCTCACCGTCAAGTCGGACGACGTCAATGGTCGAACGAAGGTCTACGAGAACATCGTCAAGGGTGACCACAAGATCGACGCCGGCATGCCGGAGTCGTTCAACGTCCTCGTCAAGGAAATCCGTTCGTTGGCGATCGACATTGATCTCGAGCGTTTCTGA
- the rpoC gene encoding DNA-directed RNA polymerase subunit beta' yields the protein MKALLDLFKQVTQEEQFDAITIGLASPDKIRSWSYGEVKKPETINYRTFKPERDGLFCAKIFGPIKDYECLCGKYKRLKHRGVICEKCGVEVTLAKVRRERMAHIELASPVAHIWFLKSLPSRLGMVLDMTLRDIERVLYFEAFVVFDPGMTPLVRGQLLTEDDYLAKVEEYGDDFSAAMGAEGIRELLRSIDLAREAESLRGELETTNSETKSKKFSKRLKVLEGFQKSGIKPEWMVLEVLPVLPPDLRPLVPLDGGRFATSDLNDLYRRVINRNNRLKRLLELKAPEIIVRNEKRMLQEAVDSLLDNGRRGKAMTGANKRPLKSLADMIKGKGGRFRQNLLGKRVDYSGRSVIVVGPQLKLHQCGLPKLMALELFKPFIFNRLEVMGLATTIKQAKKMVETQEPVVWDILEEVIREHPIMLNRAPTLHRLGIQAFEPTLIEGKAIQLHPLVCAAFNADFDGDQMAVHVPLSLEAQMEARTLMLASNNVLSPANGEPIIVPSQDIVLGLYYATRERINARGEGMIFPDLAEVTRAMQAGELDLHARITVRIAEFEQDEAGGWLEKTTRYQTTAGRALLSEILPKGLPFSLIDKTLKKKEISRLINAAFRRCGLKETVVFADKLMQNGYRLATRAGISICSDDMLVPAQKREIIAAAEAEVKEIESQYTNGLVTNGERYNKVVDIWGRTGDQVAKVMMDQLGHEEVRNRQGDQEKQESFNSIFMMADSGARGSAAQIRQLAGMRGLMAKPDGSIIETPITTNFREGLNVLQYFISTHGARKGLADTALKTANSGYLTRRLVDVTQDLVVIEEDCGTGNGVTMKALIEGGEVIEALRERILGRVTATDVVHPDTHETVIEAGTLISEDHCDLIDQLGIDEVKARTPLTCETRYGLCAKCYGRDLGRGTLVNVGEAVGVIAAQSIGEPGTQLTMRTFHVGGAASRAAVASHVETRSAGVVRFTSTMRYVTSAKGEKIVITRSGEILITDDNGREREKHKLPYGATLQVEDAQSVRAGARLASWDPHTRPIIAEYSGLVKFENVEEGVTVAKQIDEVTGLSTLVVIDPKRGGKTPSKGLRPQVRLFEPDGEEVRMHGSDHPVTITFQVGAIINVLDGQQISVGDVLARLPQESAKTRDITGGLPRVAELFEARTPKDAGMLAEFTGTMSFGKDTKGKQRLVITDLEGITHEYLILKDKHVLVHDGQVVNKGELIVDGAPDPHDILRLLGVEALAVYVTDEVQDVYRLQGVKINDKHIEVIVRQMLRRVNVLEPGDTKFIKGEQVERAHLLDENDHMLAEGRLPATYEHVLLGITKASLSTDSFISAASFQETTRVLTEAAIMGKRDELRGLKENVIVGRLIPAGTGLAYHNTRRKNIAGEDIAAGAGLEDEAVPPANEDRAQDVPVA from the coding sequence ATGAAAGCATTGCTTGATTTGTTTAAGCAGGTGACGCAGGAAGAGCAGTTCGACGCGATCACCATTGGTCTCGCATCGCCGGACAAGATCCGCTCCTGGTCCTACGGTGAGGTGAAGAAGCCCGAGACGATCAACTACCGCACCTTCAAGCCGGAGCGGGACGGGCTCTTCTGCGCCAAGATCTTTGGTCCGATCAAGGACTACGAGTGTCTCTGCGGCAAGTACAAGCGGCTCAAGCATCGCGGCGTGATCTGTGAGAAGTGTGGCGTCGAGGTGACGCTCGCGAAGGTGCGTCGCGAACGCATGGCACATATCGAGCTGGCCAGCCCGGTGGCGCACATCTGGTTCCTGAAGAGTCTGCCCAGCCGGCTCGGCATGGTGCTCGACATGACTCTGCGCGACATCGAGCGGGTGCTGTACTTCGAGGCCTTCGTCGTCTTCGATCCGGGCATGACGCCTCTCGTCCGCGGCCAGTTGCTGACCGAGGATGACTATCTCGCCAAGGTCGAGGAGTATGGCGACGACTTCTCTGCCGCCATGGGCGCCGAAGGCATCCGCGAGTTGCTCCGTTCGATCGACCTGGCGCGCGAGGCCGAGAGCCTGCGTGGCGAACTCGAAACCACCAATTCGGAAACCAAGAGCAAGAAGTTCTCAAAGCGGCTCAAGGTCCTCGAGGGCTTCCAGAAATCCGGGATCAAGCCGGAGTGGATGGTGCTCGAGGTCCTGCCGGTGTTGCCGCCCGACTTGCGTCCGCTGGTACCGCTCGATGGTGGTCGTTTCGCGACTTCGGACCTGAACGACCTCTACCGTCGGGTGATCAACCGCAACAACCGCCTGAAGCGGCTGCTTGAGCTGAAGGCGCCGGAGATCATCGTGCGCAACGAAAAGCGCATGCTGCAGGAGGCAGTCGATTCGCTGCTCGACAACGGCCGCCGCGGCAAGGCGATGACCGGCGCCAACAAGCGCCCGCTGAAGTCGCTGGCCGACATGATCAAGGGCAAGGGTGGCCGCTTCCGGCAGAACCTGCTCGGCAAGCGTGTCGACTACTCGGGGCGTTCGGTGATCGTCGTCGGTCCACAACTCAAGCTGCATCAGTGCGGGTTGCCGAAGCTGATGGCGCTCGAGCTGTTCAAGCCATTCATCTTCAACCGCCTCGAGGTGATGGGGCTGGCGACCACCATCAAGCAGGCGAAGAAGATGGTCGAGACGCAGGAGCCGGTCGTCTGGGACATTCTGGAGGAGGTGATCCGCGAGCATCCGATCATGCTCAACCGGGCGCCGACGCTGCACCGGCTGGGCATCCAGGCGTTCGAGCCGACGCTGATCGAAGGCAAGGCGATCCAGTTGCATCCGCTGGTCTGCGCTGCCTTCAACGCCGACTTTGACGGCGACCAGATGGCGGTGCATGTCCCGCTCTCACTCGAGGCACAGATGGAGGCGCGGACGCTGATGCTGGCGTCCAACAACGTCCTCTCGCCGGCGAACGGCGAGCCGATCATCGTGCCGTCGCAGGATATCGTTCTCGGGCTGTACTACGCGACACGCGAGCGCATCAATGCTCGCGGCGAAGGCATGATCTTTCCCGATCTAGCCGAAGTCACGCGCGCCATGCAGGCGGGCGAGCTTGATCTGCACGCGCGGATCACCGTGCGCATCGCCGAGTTCGAGCAGGACGAAGCGGGCGGCTGGCTGGAGAAGACGACGCGTTACCAGACGACCGCCGGGCGCGCGCTCCTGTCGGAGATCCTGCCGAAGGGCCTGCCTTTCAGCCTGATCGACAAGACACTGAAGAAAAAGGAGATCTCCCGGCTGATCAACGCGGCCTTCCGGCGCTGCGGCCTCAAGGAGACGGTCGTCTTTGCCGACAAGCTGATGCAGAACGGTTACCGTCTGGCTACCCGCGCCGGCATCTCGATCTGTTCCGACGACATGCTGGTGCCGGCACAGAAACGCGAGATCATCGCCGCTGCGGAAGCCGAGGTGAAGGAGATCGAAAGCCAATACACCAACGGCCTGGTGACCAACGGCGAGCGTTACAACAAGGTCGTCGATATCTGGGGCCGCACTGGCGACCAGGTTGCCAAGGTGATGATGGATCAACTCGGCCATGAGGAAGTACGGAATCGTCAGGGCGATCAGGAGAAGCAGGAATCCTTCAACTCGATCTTCATGATGGCGGACTCGGGCGCGCGCGGTTCCGCGGCGCAGATTCGCCAGTTGGCGGGCATGCGTGGTCTGATGGCGAAGCCGGACGGGTCGATCATCGAGACGCCGATCACCACCAATTTCCGCGAGGGATTGAACGTTCTCCAGTACTTCATTTCCACCCACGGCGCACGCAAGGGCTTGGCTGATACAGCTCTGAAGACGGCCAATTCCGGCTATCTGACCCGTCGCCTGGTCGACGTGACGCAGGACCTGGTCGTCATCGAGGAGGACTGCGGAACTGGCAACGGCGTCACCATGAAGGCACTGATCGAAGGTGGCGAGGTGATCGAGGCGCTGCGCGAACGGATTCTCGGCCGCGTCACGGCCACCGACGTGGTGCATCCGGACACGCACGAGACGGTGATCGAGGCCGGTACGCTGATCAGCGAGGACCACTGCGATCTGATCGATCAGTTGGGGATCGACGAGGTCAAGGCGCGGACACCGCTGACCTGCGAGACGCGCTATGGCCTGTGCGCGAAGTGTTATGGGCGCGATCTTGGCCGTGGGACGCTGGTCAATGTGGGTGAGGCGGTCGGTGTGATTGCCGCGCAGTCGATCGGCGAGCCGGGAACCCAGCTGACCATGCGCACCTTCCACGTCGGCGGCGCAGCATCGCGTGCCGCGGTTGCCAGTCATGTCGAGACACGCAGCGCCGGGGTGGTCCGCTTCACTTCGACGATGCGCTATGTCACCAGTGCCAAGGGTGAAAAAATCGTCATCACGCGTTCCGGCGAGATTCTGATCACTGATGACAATGGTCGCGAGCGTGAGAAGCACAAGCTTCCCTATGGCGCTACGTTGCAGGTCGAGGATGCGCAGTCGGTCAGGGCCGGTGCACGGCTGGCGAGTTGGGATCCGCACACGCGACCGATCATCGCCGAGTACTCGGGCCTGGTGAAGTTCGAGAATGTCGAAGAGGGCGTCACCGTTGCCAAGCAGATCGACGAAGTGACTGGTCTGTCGACGCTGGTGGTCATTGATCCCAAGCGTGGCGGCAAGACACCGAGCAAGGGGCTGCGGCCGCAGGTAAGGCTGTTCGAGCCGGATGGCGAGGAAGTCAGGATGCACGGCAGCGACCACCCGGTGACGATCACCTTTCAGGTTGGCGCCATCATCAACGTTCTCGACGGTCAGCAGATCTCGGTCGGCGACGTGCTGGCGCGTCTGCCGCAGGAGTCGGCAAAGACGCGCGACATCACCGGCGGTCTGCCGCGCGTGGCCGAACTCTTCGAGGCGCGCACACCCAAGGACGCGGGCATGCTGGCCGAGTTCACCGGTACCATGTCATTCGGCAAGGACACCAAGGGCAAGCAGCGGCTGGTGATCACCGATCTCGAGGGAATCACTCATGAGTACCTGATCCTCAAGGACAAGCACGTCCTGGTGCATGACGGCCAAGTGGTGAACAAGGGTGAGCTCATCGTCGATGGTGCGCCCGACCCGCACGACATCCTGCGCCTGTTGGGGGTCGAGGCGCTGGCGGTGTACGTCACCGATGAGGTGCAGGACGTGTATCGCCTGCAGGGTGTCAAGATCAACGACAAGCACATCGAGGTCATCGTGCGGCAGATGCTGCGCCGGGTGAACGTGCTCGAACCCGGTGACACGAAGTTCATCAAGGGCGAGCAGGTCGAGCGCGCCCATCTGCTCGACGAGAATGACCACATGCTTGCCGAGGGCAGGCTGCCGGCAACTTACGAGCATGTGCTGCTGGGCATCACCAAGGCGTCGCTGTCGACCGATTCGTTCATCTCGGCGGCCTCTTTCCAGGAGACGACCCGTGTCCTGACCGAAGCAGCGATCATGGGCAAGCGCGACGAGCTGCGTGGCCTCAAGGAAAACGTCATCGTCGGTCGGCTGATTCCGGCGGGCACCGGTCTTGCGTACCACAATACGCGGCGGAAGAACATTGCCGGTGAGGACATCGCTGCTGGCGCCGGCCTGGAGGACGAGGCGGTGCCACCGGCAAACGAGGACAGGGCGCAGGACGTGCCGGTGGCTTGA
- the rpsL gene encoding 30S ribosomal protein S12 codes for MPTINQLVRKPREAIRTKSKVPALGNCPQKRGVCTRVYTTTPKKPNSALRKVCKVRLTNGFEVISYIGGEGHNLQEHSVVLIRGGRVKDLPGVRYHTVRGSLDTQGVKKRKQGRSKYGTKRPKAA; via the coding sequence ATGCCAACCATAAACCAGCTGGTGCGCAAGCCTCGCGAGGCCATTCGCACCAAGAGCAAAGTCCCGGCGTTGGGCAATTGTCCGCAGAAGCGCGGCGTCTGCACTCGTGTCTACACGACGACGCCGAAGAAGCCGAATTCCGCCCTGCGGAAGGTGTGCAAGGTCCGCCTGACGAATGGCTTCGAGGTCATTTCGTACATCGGTGGTGAGGGCCACAACCTGCAGGAGCACTCGGTTGTCCTCATCCGCGGTGGCCGCGTCAAGGACCTGCCGGGCGTGCGTTATCACACGGTTCGCGGATCACTCGATACGCAGGGCGTGAAGAAGCGCAAGCAGGGTCGTTCCAAGTACGGTACCAAGCGCCCGAAGGCTGCCTGA
- the rpsG gene encoding 30S ribosomal protein S7, giving the protein MPRRREVPKRDILPDPKFGNVEVSKFVNTIMKSGKKSVAERIVYGAFDQVVTKSGKDPLEVFSAALGNIKPLVEVKSRRVGGANYQVPVEVRPSRRMALAMRWLRDYARKRSEKSMGQRLAAEMLEASESRGAAVKKRDEVHRMAEANKAFAHFRF; this is encoded by the coding sequence ATGCCCCGTCGTCGTGAAGTACCCAAGCGCGATATCCTGCCGGACCCGAAGTTCGGCAATGTTGAGGTTTCGAAGTTCGTCAACACGATCATGAAGAGCGGCAAGAAGTCGGTTGCCGAGCGAATCGTCTATGGCGCTTTTGACCAGGTCGTCACCAAGAGCGGCAAGGACCCCCTGGAGGTCTTCAGCGCGGCTCTTGGCAACATCAAGCCCTTGGTCGAGGTCAAGAGCCGCCGCGTCGGTGGTGCCAACTACCAGGTGCCGGTGGAGGTGCGTCCAAGTCGCCGGATGGCGCTGGCCATGCGCTGGTTGCGCGATTATGCGCGCAAGCGCTCCGAGAAATCGATGGGACAGCGTCTCGCCGCCGAGATGCTCGAGGCTTCGGAAAGCCGCGGCGCAGCGGTGAAGAAGCGCGATGAAGTGCATCGCATGGCCGAGGCCAACAAGGCCTTCGCGCATTTCCGCTTCTGA